A segment of the Actinomycetes bacterium genome:
TAAAGGTATAGGCATACTTTATATGGGACTGGTACAGGTGGTGAAAGATTACCTTATCGGCAGAGCCTTCCAGTATATTTAAAAATTCCCTTAAGTTCTGGGCTCTCTGCCCGGTGGGGCTGACCAGTACTATGCTGTCGTAAAATGTAAATTTTTTTTTGGCTGTTGTATTCATAATTGCAGTGTCTAATAATAACGGAAAATTTTTATATGTAAAAGGTTTTTTTAAAATTAACTGTTTTTAAATAATGTGGTATTTTAAAAAAAAATCATTAACGTATATAATACATATAAAATATTTAATTATTATCCAAGCAAGAAAAAACAACCATGAATAAGAAAAAAAACAAGGCAGTAGTGGTATCCAACCGGGTACC
Coding sequences within it:
- a CDS encoding DUF5752 family protein — its product is MNTTAKKKFTFYDSIVLVSPTGQRAQNLREFLNILEGSADKVIFHHLYQSHIKYAYTF